The Arthrobacter sp. NicSoilC5 genome has a window encoding:
- a CDS encoding FAD-dependent oxidoreductase, with translation MNSVTTPVEDLAGSYDVVVAGSGAAGLVAAVRAADAGLSVLVVEKAPQLGGTTAAGGGVMWAPNNHLARKAGFADSHSGAVAYLTEAGRGVLKDQDIEWYVSTAPRAVEYLVSNTRVSMTPIARPDYHMEWAGATDGGRGLDNDAFDPADYPGMAELIRPSSYFPLLTMTERDELNGRAADPALLVRRAAAGVRTMGGALVGRLLASALDRGVHIAASAPLQDLLPLGNGPDGGPGNGWRVTIGEGGGSRTMEAAAVVLASGGFEWNPRLRKAFLPFPITPISAPSNEGDGLELGLKAGAAVADMTTVWGVPVISTPAHLYDGVQSGRMGNVEMTLPGSITVNAAGKRFVNEALNYHDVSRLFASIDPHSLGQQNNPAWLVFDSTYMAKYPVAGSTPGKPADWMVRADTLRELARKTGIDPAGLKRTVARFNTDAAAGVDTEFHRGSTPQDRFLGDAGVAPNPCLAPLTAGPFFAVPVSAGTLGTSGGLDTDLDGRVLDRHRQPIPRLYAAGNVSASVFRNNYPGGGATLGSAITRAFAVGEHLAQALAPLAAAAASGPAMTQELR, from the coding sequence ATGAACTCCGTGACCACTCCCGTGGAGGATCTGGCCGGCTCCTACGACGTAGTGGTGGCGGGCAGCGGTGCCGCGGGCCTGGTCGCAGCGGTACGCGCCGCCGACGCCGGCCTCTCCGTCCTGGTGGTCGAAAAGGCCCCGCAACTGGGCGGCACCACGGCAGCCGGCGGCGGCGTGATGTGGGCACCGAACAACCATCTGGCCCGGAAGGCGGGGTTCGCTGACAGCCATTCCGGCGCCGTCGCCTACCTCACCGAGGCGGGCCGGGGCGTGCTGAAGGATCAGGACATTGAATGGTACGTCAGCACGGCCCCGCGCGCCGTCGAATATCTGGTCAGCAACACCAGGGTGTCCATGACGCCGATCGCCCGGCCGGATTACCACATGGAGTGGGCGGGGGCCACCGATGGTGGCAGGGGCCTGGACAATGATGCGTTCGATCCCGCGGACTATCCCGGCATGGCGGAGTTGATCCGCCCGTCCTCGTACTTTCCGCTGCTGACCATGACCGAACGGGATGAACTGAACGGCCGGGCGGCCGACCCCGCGCTCCTGGTGCGCCGGGCCGCCGCCGGCGTGCGGACCATGGGCGGGGCCCTGGTGGGCAGGCTCCTCGCGAGCGCACTGGACCGCGGCGTGCACATCGCCGCGTCGGCGCCGCTCCAGGACCTGCTCCCGCTGGGCAACGGGCCCGACGGCGGCCCCGGCAACGGCTGGAGGGTGACCATCGGCGAGGGCGGAGGCAGCAGGACGATGGAAGCGGCCGCCGTCGTCCTTGCCTCCGGCGGATTCGAATGGAACCCGCGCCTGCGGAAGGCATTCCTGCCTTTCCCCATCACCCCCATCAGCGCGCCCTCCAACGAGGGGGACGGGCTGGAACTGGGCCTCAAGGCCGGCGCCGCCGTGGCGGACATGACCACGGTGTGGGGCGTGCCGGTCATCAGCACCCCGGCGCACTTGTACGACGGCGTCCAGTCCGGACGGATGGGCAACGTGGAAATGACGCTGCCCGGGTCCATCACGGTCAACGCCGCAGGGAAGCGCTTCGTCAACGAGGCCCTGAACTACCATGACGTCTCCCGGCTGTTCGCGTCCATCGACCCGCACTCCCTGGGCCAGCAGAACAACCCGGCCTGGCTTGTCTTCGACTCCACCTACATGGCGAAGTACCCGGTGGCCGGCTCCACGCCCGGGAAGCCCGCGGACTGGATGGTGCGGGCGGACACGCTCCGTGAACTGGCTCGAAAGACCGGCATCGATCCGGCCGGGCTGAAGCGGACTGTGGCCAGGTTCAACACGGACGCAGCGGCCGGTGTCGATACTGAGTTCCACCGCGGCTCCACCCCGCAGGACCGCTTCCTGGGCGACGCCGGAGTGGCACCCAACCCCTGCCTGGCGCCGCTCACGGCGGGACCGTTCTTTGCGGTGCCGGTGTCGGCCGGGACCCTGGGCACCTCAGGCGGCCTGGACACCGACCTCGACGGGCGGGTTCTGGACCGCCACCGCCAGCCGATCCCTCGGCTCTACGCCGCCGGCAACGTCTCCGCCAGCGTCTTCCGCAACAACTACCCCGGCGGCGGCGCGACCCTCGGCTCGGCGATCACCCGGGCCTTCGCCGTCGGCGAGCACCTGGCTCAGGCCCTTGCACCGCTTGCGGCGGCTGCCGCGTCCGGTCCCGCCATGACGCAGGAGCTCCGATGA
- a CDS encoding alcohol dehydrogenase catalytic domain-containing protein, with protein MLTARTIAKETISYEEVAEPSLEAGHALVRVHHVALCGTDLHIWEDDYPTELPIVQGHEFSGVVEAIGDNSANISVGDPVAVSPVTYCGQCQPCKLGRPNVCRSIGCIGCYSDGALVELLSVPVEKLCPVPDGLPLEIAAMGEPASIAMQAVNRGRATAGETALVLGSGPIGLLATLYLADLGVQVVAADTEPDRLELATAFGAADTLLVDPSKSFPDAGQSERLDALTDGNGPILVIEATGVPSSLENAIRVVASAGRIVQVGISPRAVTLSMKDIPFKELDILGSRNSLNLIPDGLALLARHRGQARALMTHRFGFRELPEAYALMGNRTEKVGKIVIDMPAAQSAGAAAAAREAVTA; from the coding sequence ATGCTGACCGCACGCACCATCGCCAAGGAAACCATCAGCTACGAGGAAGTGGCCGAGCCCTCCCTGGAAGCAGGCCATGCCTTGGTCCGAGTCCACCATGTCGCCCTCTGCGGGACGGACCTGCACATCTGGGAGGACGACTACCCCACCGAGCTGCCCATCGTGCAGGGCCACGAATTCTCCGGCGTCGTGGAGGCCATCGGGGACAACAGCGCCAACATCAGCGTCGGCGACCCGGTGGCCGTCAGCCCCGTGACGTACTGCGGGCAATGCCAGCCGTGCAAGCTGGGCCGGCCCAACGTCTGCCGCAGCATCGGCTGCATCGGCTGCTACTCCGACGGCGCCCTGGTGGAACTGCTCAGCGTCCCCGTGGAAAAGCTGTGCCCTGTGCCCGACGGGCTGCCGCTGGAGATCGCCGCGATGGGGGAACCGGCGTCGATCGCCATGCAGGCCGTGAACCGCGGCCGGGCAACGGCCGGGGAAACTGCACTGGTGCTGGGCAGCGGACCTATCGGACTCCTTGCCACCCTGTACCTGGCCGACCTGGGAGTGCAGGTCGTTGCCGCCGACACGGAACCGGACCGCTTGGAGCTCGCCACTGCCTTCGGCGCCGCCGACACCCTCCTGGTGGATCCCTCCAAATCCTTTCCCGACGCCGGGCAAAGCGAGCGGCTGGATGCCCTGACGGACGGCAACGGCCCCATCCTGGTCATCGAGGCCACGGGCGTGCCGTCCTCGCTCGAAAACGCCATTCGGGTCGTGGCCAGCGCCGGCCGCATTGTCCAGGTGGGCATCTCGCCGCGCGCTGTCACGCTTTCCATGAAAGACATCCCCTTCAAAGAGCTCGACATTCTGGGCAGCCGCAACAGCCTGAACCTGATTCCCGACGGTTTGGCACTGCTGGCCCGGCACCGCGGCCAGGCGCGGGCGCTCATGACGCACCGCTTTGGCTTCAGGGAGCTGCCGGAGGCCTATGCGCTGATGGGCAACCGGACCGAAAAGGTGGGCAAGATCGTCATCGACATGCCCGCTGCGCAGTCTGCCGGAGCGGCCGCCGCTGCGCGGGAAGCGGTCACGGCATGA
- a CDS encoding MFS transporter: protein MSVSTSVPAHPKNNAKIAAVSGFVGSALEYYDFFIFGSAAALIFGKLFFAPGPSAVLLSFATVGVAYVARPLGAVICGHLGDKFGRKKVLLLTLLLMGTSTFLIGCLPTYNQIGMTAPVLIVALRLLQGLSAGGESPGSSSLTLEHAPDRKRAFYTSWTMSGIMFGIVLSTLVFIPVASMPEDQLLAWGWRIPFLASAVVTVIAFVLRRLLEEPAVFKEVKAHDEVVKVPLVTLFRHHWVTVLRVTAMSLFTIINTIINVFALSYATSVVGVEKGLMLTVIAVANLAAVGMGPLAGILSDRVGRKPVFLSGLVLQMAMIFVFFAALTAANVPLIFLTGIVLIGLAYTATNAIYPAYFPEQFPVKVRYSGMAVSLMFGLLLAGFAPVISELLIGGDKANWVPVAIFAAAACAVSAIAALTAPETARTPTPLLGLKAAGSRHHAPSALAADKVQA, encoded by the coding sequence ATGTCAGTGTCGACATCGGTGCCAGCACACCCAAAGAACAACGCCAAGATCGCAGCCGTCTCCGGATTCGTGGGCAGCGCGCTCGAATACTACGACTTCTTCATTTTCGGCTCGGCCGCAGCCCTGATCTTCGGAAAGCTCTTCTTCGCGCCCGGCCCGTCCGCCGTGCTGCTGTCCTTCGCCACGGTCGGTGTAGCGTACGTTGCCCGCCCGTTGGGCGCCGTCATCTGCGGACACCTCGGCGACAAGTTCGGCCGCAAGAAGGTCCTCCTGCTCACGCTCCTGCTGATGGGAACCTCCACCTTCCTGATCGGCTGCCTGCCCACCTACAACCAGATCGGCATGACGGCGCCGGTCCTCATCGTGGCGCTGCGGCTCCTCCAGGGGCTCTCCGCCGGCGGCGAATCGCCGGGCTCGAGCTCCCTGACCCTCGAGCACGCCCCCGACAGGAAACGGGCCTTCTACACCAGCTGGACCATGAGCGGGATCATGTTCGGCATCGTGCTCTCCACCCTTGTCTTCATCCCCGTGGCCTCCATGCCCGAGGACCAGCTCCTGGCCTGGGGCTGGCGCATCCCGTTCCTGGCCAGCGCCGTGGTCACCGTCATCGCCTTCGTGCTCCGCAGGCTCCTCGAAGAGCCCGCGGTGTTCAAGGAAGTCAAAGCCCACGATGAAGTGGTCAAAGTACCGCTGGTCACGCTCTTCCGGCACCACTGGGTGACTGTCCTCCGCGTCACCGCAATGTCGCTGTTCACCATCATCAACACCATCATCAACGTCTTCGCCCTCAGCTACGCAACCTCCGTCGTCGGCGTGGAAAAGGGGCTGATGCTGACCGTGATCGCCGTGGCCAACCTCGCCGCCGTCGGCATGGGCCCGCTGGCAGGCATCCTGTCCGACCGGGTCGGCCGCAAGCCCGTCTTCCTGTCCGGACTGGTGCTGCAGATGGCCATGATCTTCGTGTTCTTCGCGGCGCTGACGGCCGCGAACGTACCCCTGATCTTCCTCACCGGCATCGTGCTGATCGGCCTTGCCTACACCGCAACGAACGCCATCTACCCCGCCTACTTCCCGGAGCAGTTCCCTGTGAAGGTCCGCTACTCCGGAATGGCCGTGAGCCTGATGTTCGGCCTTCTCCTGGCGGGGTTCGCCCCGGTGATTTCCGAACTGCTGATCGGCGGCGACAAGGCCAACTGGGTTCCGGTCGCCATCTTCGCCGCAGCAGCCTGCGCCGTCTCCGCGATCGCGGCGCTCACGGCACCCGAGACGGCCAGGACTCCCACGCCGCTGCTGGGACTGAAGGCGGCCGGCTCCCGGCACCACGCGCCGTCGGCCCTGGCAGCAGACAAGGTCCAGGCGTGA
- a CDS encoding YciI family protein encodes MATFAVTYSYANGTAAARDTHRPSHVEFLQSQFDGGRLLKSGPFGPEEAPGALLVIEGESKADVEALMDQDPFFRNNLVEERSIRQWNIFFGADGK; translated from the coding sequence ATGGCCACTTTTGCCGTCACCTACTCCTACGCGAACGGGACTGCCGCTGCCCGCGACACGCACCGTCCCAGCCACGTGGAGTTCCTCCAGTCGCAGTTCGACGGTGGCCGGCTCCTCAAGAGCGGCCCGTTCGGCCCGGAGGAGGCACCTGGCGCGCTGTTGGTCATTGAAGGTGAGTCCAAGGCCGATGTTGAGGCCCTGATGGACCAGGACCCCTTCTTCCGGAACAACCTGGTCGAAGAACGCAGCATCCGGCAGTGGAACATCTTCTTCGGCGCGGACGGGAAGTAG
- a CDS encoding Gfo/Idh/MocA family oxidoreductase, which produces MTTPSPATSRPLRVGIAGCGAICHNHLAAFRSLDGVEVVGVCDIDPHRAEATARKWGIPHAAGTVDALLALDLDIVSVCTPHPTHEQVVLQAAAAGVHVLCEKPIAVELESAERMVQACDAAGVKLGVLFQRRFWPAAQRIRAAIDDGTLGRPILGQCSVMLHRDPEYYSRDAWRGTWANDGGGVLMTQAIHYIDLLQWFMGDVAEVYGRINTYKHGEHIEVEDSAAAVITFTSGAMATLEASTAVSPSLGVQVRITGETGASASLTEFPEGSDGRVDLWAVSGKVSTEQAHPGDAEPNVDLATINGQLIPHHTTQVRDFVRALREGGEPAITGRDATQALRILLAVYESSRTGSPVRFTPLAESAQSLAQVGG; this is translated from the coding sequence ATGACCACCCCCTCACCCGCCACTTCCCGCCCGCTGCGCGTTGGAATCGCAGGATGCGGAGCGATCTGCCACAACCACCTGGCCGCCTTCCGTTCCCTCGACGGCGTCGAGGTCGTTGGCGTCTGCGACATCGACCCCCACCGTGCGGAGGCCACGGCACGGAAGTGGGGGATTCCCCACGCCGCCGGCACCGTGGACGCACTCCTGGCACTGGATCTGGATATCGTCTCCGTCTGCACGCCGCACCCCACCCATGAACAGGTGGTGCTGCAGGCGGCCGCAGCGGGAGTGCACGTGCTCTGCGAGAAGCCGATCGCCGTCGAACTGGAATCCGCTGAACGCATGGTGCAGGCCTGCGACGCGGCGGGAGTAAAGCTGGGCGTCCTCTTCCAGCGGCGGTTCTGGCCGGCAGCCCAGCGCATCCGCGCCGCAATCGACGACGGGACCCTGGGCCGGCCCATCCTGGGCCAATGCTCGGTGATGCTGCACCGCGACCCGGAATACTACTCCCGGGACGCCTGGCGCGGGACCTGGGCGAACGACGGCGGCGGGGTCCTGATGACCCAGGCCATCCACTACATCGACCTGCTGCAGTGGTTCATGGGCGATGTTGCCGAGGTGTACGGCAGGATCAACACCTACAAACACGGCGAGCACATCGAGGTGGAGGATTCGGCGGCGGCCGTCATCACCTTCACCTCCGGCGCCATGGCCACGCTGGAAGCGTCGACGGCGGTGTCCCCCAGCCTGGGCGTGCAGGTCCGCATCACGGGGGAGACGGGTGCCTCCGCGTCCCTGACCGAATTCCCGGAAGGCAGCGACGGCCGCGTGGACCTGTGGGCGGTATCCGGGAAGGTCAGCACCGAGCAGGCCCACCCCGGGGACGCTGAACCCAACGTCGACCTGGCCACCATCAACGGCCAGCTCATCCCGCACCACACCACCCAGGTCCGCGACTTTGTCCGGGCCCTGCGCGAAGGCGGCGAACCGGCCATCACCGGCCGCGATGCCACCCAGGCGCTGCGGATCCTGCTGGCCGTCTACGAATCATCCCGGACAGGCAGCCCGGTCCGCTTCACCCCGCTGGCCGAAAGCGCACAATCCCTCGCACAGGTTGGGGGCTAA
- a CDS encoding LysR family transcriptional regulator, whose translation MELRQIEAFLAVAEELHFGRAASRLRMAQSPLSQTIKKLEKSLGAELFERNTRAVSLTTAGLSFLPHARKILEELDLARRAATADTGTVYGRLAIGFSGALNHTTLPPLTRALRQRYPGLDLTLSGGLLTQDALGHLHNGSMDLAFIGLPVDAPALATRRIAVEPLGATVPVDHPLAGRSTIALHELAADGFVTMPEAQGSTLREAIFSACTAAGFRTRVAQEVSDPYTALSLVAGGVGVSLMPQSVAGIMPGGTVFIPLSGNAPRLESGIAWNPVLVSPALKLALQVAEEVLPTPSA comes from the coding sequence ATGGAACTGCGGCAGATTGAGGCATTCCTGGCGGTCGCCGAAGAGCTTCACTTCGGACGGGCGGCCAGCCGCCTGCGCATGGCACAGTCACCGCTGAGCCAGACCATCAAGAAGCTGGAAAAGAGCCTGGGTGCGGAGCTGTTCGAGCGCAATACCCGGGCCGTTTCGCTGACCACGGCGGGACTGTCGTTCCTGCCCCACGCCCGGAAGATCCTCGAGGAGCTGGACCTCGCCCGGCGGGCCGCCACCGCTGACACGGGGACGGTTTACGGCCGCCTGGCCATCGGGTTCTCCGGCGCGCTCAACCACACCACGTTGCCGCCGCTGACCCGCGCCCTCCGGCAGCGCTACCCCGGACTGGACCTGACCCTCAGCGGCGGGCTGTTGACGCAGGACGCCCTGGGCCATCTGCACAATGGCTCGATGGACCTGGCCTTCATCGGCCTGCCGGTGGACGCGCCGGCCCTTGCCACCAGGCGCATCGCGGTGGAACCGCTGGGAGCCACGGTCCCGGTGGACCACCCGCTGGCCGGGCGGTCCACCATCGCGTTGCACGAACTGGCCGCGGACGGCTTCGTCACCATGCCCGAGGCCCAGGGGTCCACCCTGCGTGAGGCCATCTTTTCCGCGTGCACCGCTGCAGGGTTCCGCACGCGCGTGGCGCAGGAAGTGTCGGATCCCTACACCGCGCTGTCCCTGGTGGCCGGCGGCGTGGGGGTAAGCCTCATGCCCCAGTCGGTCGCCGGGATCATGCCCGGCGGCACGGTGTTCATTCCGCTCTCGGGCAATGCGCCGCGGCTGGAATCCGGCATTGCCTGGAATCCAGTCCTCGTCTCCCCTGCCCTTAAGCTGGCGCTGCAGGTGGCGGAGGAAGTCCTCCCCACGCCCTCAGCCTAA
- a CDS encoding shikimate dehydrogenase, with protein MLQTLAGPQPLQPRKRDVRHRFVVGLLGAGIAGSLTPGLHEAEADRLGLAYTYRIIDLDALGGQAGRSAELVRSAAELGYDGLNVTHPSKQLVQDGLDEFSPDARILGAVNTITFHGGRAMGHNTDHTGFIGGFRAGLPSAPINSVVQVGAGGAGAAVAYALLNAGAGHLVIADIEPARAESLAARLAPHFPNSEVVAARTDAIAGTIRAADGLVNTTPIGMTGHPGIPVDPHLLHPGLWVADVIYRPLETALVTAAREKGCAVLDGGRMVVGQAAAAFELFTGIPADPDHMLAAFHQAASATHSDQKDGIRR; from the coding sequence ATGCTGCAAACCCTGGCGGGGCCGCAGCCGCTCCAGCCGCGTAAACGCGATGTCCGCCACCGGTTCGTCGTGGGGCTGCTCGGCGCCGGCATCGCCGGCTCACTCACCCCCGGCCTGCATGAAGCGGAAGCGGACAGGCTGGGCCTGGCCTACACCTACCGCATCATCGACCTGGACGCCCTGGGCGGGCAGGCCGGACGGTCCGCGGAGCTGGTCAGGAGCGCAGCGGAGCTCGGATACGACGGGCTCAACGTCACCCACCCGAGCAAGCAGCTGGTGCAGGACGGCCTGGACGAGTTCTCGCCCGATGCCCGCATCCTCGGCGCCGTGAACACCATCACCTTTCACGGCGGCAGGGCAATGGGCCACAACACCGACCACACCGGCTTCATCGGCGGCTTTCGCGCCGGCCTCCCCTCGGCGCCCATCAACTCCGTCGTGCAGGTCGGCGCCGGGGGAGCCGGGGCGGCCGTGGCCTACGCCCTCCTCAACGCCGGTGCCGGCCACCTGGTGATCGCGGACATCGAACCCGCCCGGGCCGAAAGCCTCGCCGCCCGGCTGGCCCCCCACTTTCCTAACAGCGAGGTGGTGGCTGCCCGCACCGATGCCATCGCCGGAACCATCCGGGCCGCGGACGGCCTGGTCAACACCACGCCCATCGGCATGACCGGCCATCCCGGAATCCCGGTGGATCCCCACCTGCTGCACCCGGGGCTGTGGGTGGCGGACGTCATCTACCGTCCGCTCGAGACCGCGCTGGTCACAGCCGCCCGGGAGAAGGGCTGCGCGGTCCTGGACGGCGGACGGATGGTGGTGGGGCAGGCCGCCGCTGCATTCGAACTCTTCACCGGCATCCCCGCGGACCCGGACCACATGCTGGCCGCCTTCCACCAGGCAGCATCCGCCACCCACTCCGACCAGAAAGATGGCATTCGCCGATGA
- a CDS encoding FAD-dependent oxidoreductase produces MEQNTRYAARPLTLGRNGRTPKPLRNRLSSAPMERNYGTTDGRITGQYIDYLVTRAKAGLGMVTTEATYVRADGKGRTHQLGLHTDAMIPGLRKLTDALHQEGALAAVELNHGGRTAQAAVSGFKNVAPSPVPCEVAGGEVPRELTSDECEGLVEAYAQAARRAVLAGFDVINLHGAHGYLIHQFMSPISNHRTDRFGAPEYFMNRVIDAVRAAVPDTIVGMRVSVLEGPANGISAEGQVAIIAKAHLDKLDFLDISAGSYEAGEWIVQSGEWKPGILAGYAQAYRQFGIPLGMAGRLNSPAIIEEVLAAGTCDFVSLARAIHADPAFVGGVLRGDRYRPCIACNVCIDNLGLGQVTCTVNPAVGRSRVPVPTPAVREGARVAVVGAGPAGLTAARELAEAGAKVTVLDDGGRPGGQFAFAERMKSTPDFHRFTDWSAAENARLGIDLRLGSHVDTTRLDALVRETAADAVVLATGGLRPGAGFPGADSADVLDIRDWLAGHPEVLAEPVDGAAMPEAVTIWGADSVAMSVADTLAARGTAVLLVGPQDAIAPESGRRAKILAVPRLQANPRVRIRLDTVIEEYDGTRVRVSGPGCPPEGEWLDAPGPLLVSRSVVPLDGSVAAGARDAELSLMAGVPVTLAGTVVDKTPAIASNAVKSGYDAAQRIAARLAPGPVDTTDAMDTTDYSLNGAPR; encoded by the coding sequence ATGGAACAGAACACGCGCTACGCCGCCCGCCCCCTGACACTGGGGCGCAACGGCCGCACCCCCAAGCCCCTCCGCAACCGGCTTTCCTCCGCTCCGATGGAACGCAACTACGGCACCACCGACGGGCGCATCACCGGGCAGTACATCGACTACCTCGTGACCCGGGCCAAAGCCGGCCTGGGCATGGTCACCACGGAAGCCACCTACGTCCGTGCCGACGGCAAGGGCCGCACCCACCAGCTGGGCCTGCACACTGACGCCATGATCCCGGGCCTGCGGAAACTCACGGACGCGCTGCACCAGGAAGGCGCGCTGGCCGCCGTCGAACTCAACCATGGCGGCCGCACCGCCCAGGCCGCCGTGTCCGGGTTCAAGAATGTGGCGCCGTCGCCCGTACCGTGCGAGGTGGCAGGCGGCGAAGTTCCGCGCGAGCTCACCAGCGACGAATGCGAAGGGCTCGTCGAAGCCTACGCGCAGGCCGCCCGCCGGGCGGTGCTGGCCGGCTTCGACGTCATCAACCTCCACGGCGCCCACGGCTACCTGATCCACCAGTTCATGTCGCCCATCTCCAACCACCGCACGGACCGGTTCGGCGCGCCCGAGTACTTCATGAACAGGGTCATCGACGCGGTCCGGGCCGCAGTTCCGGACACCATCGTGGGCATGCGGGTCTCCGTGCTGGAAGGCCCCGCCAACGGTATTTCCGCCGAAGGGCAGGTGGCCATCATCGCCAAGGCCCACCTGGACAAGCTGGACTTCCTGGACATCTCGGCCGGCAGCTACGAAGCGGGTGAGTGGATCGTCCAGTCGGGGGAGTGGAAGCCCGGCATCCTCGCCGGCTACGCCCAGGCCTACCGCCAGTTCGGCATCCCCTTGGGGATGGCCGGCCGGCTCAACTCGCCCGCCATCATCGAAGAAGTCCTCGCCGCGGGGACCTGCGATTTCGTCAGCCTCGCCCGTGCCATCCACGCCGACCCGGCCTTTGTGGGCGGTGTCCTCCGCGGCGACCGCTACCGCCCCTGCATCGCCTGCAACGTCTGCATCGACAACCTCGGCCTCGGCCAGGTGACCTGCACCGTCAACCCCGCGGTGGGCCGCTCCCGAGTCCCGGTCCCGACGCCGGCCGTCCGCGAGGGCGCCCGCGTGGCGGTCGTGGGCGCCGGCCCCGCCGGCCTCACCGCCGCCCGGGAACTCGCCGAAGCAGGGGCGAAAGTGACAGTGCTCGACGACGGCGGGCGGCCGGGCGGCCAGTTCGCCTTCGCGGAGCGGATGAAGTCGACCCCCGACTTCCACCGCTTCACCGACTGGTCGGCCGCAGAAAACGCCCGGCTGGGCATCGACCTTAGGCTGGGATCGCACGTGGATACCACCCGCCTGGACGCCCTGGTCCGCGAAACCGCGGCAGACGCCGTCGTGCTTGCCACCGGTGGTCTCCGGCCCGGCGCCGGCTTCCCTGGCGCAGACTCCGCGGACGTCCTGGACATCCGGGACTGGCTGGCCGGCCACCCGGAAGTGCTCGCCGAACCGGTGGACGGCGCCGCCATGCCCGAGGCCGTGACAATCTGGGGCGCCGATTCCGTCGCCATGAGCGTTGCCGACACCCTGGCCGCCAGGGGAACAGCGGTCCTGCTGGTCGGGCCGCAGGACGCGATCGCCCCGGAATCCGGCCGCAGGGCCAAGATCCTGGCCGTTCCCCGGCTCCAGGCCAACCCCCGGGTCCGGATCCGGCTGGACACCGTCATCGAGGAATACGACGGAACACGGGTCCGGGTGTCCGGCCCCGGTTGCCCGCCCGAGGGGGAATGGCTGGACGCGCCGGGACCGCTCCTGGTCTCGCGCTCCGTGGTTCCGCTTGACGGCTCCGTCGCAGCCGGGGCCCGCGACGCGGAACTGAGCCTGATGGCCGGAGTGCCCGTGACCCTGGCCGGAACAGTAGTGGACAAGACGCCGGCGATCGCCTCCAACGCGGTCAAGAGCGGCTACGACGCGGCACAGCGGATCGCCGCCCGCCTGGCCCCCGGCCCGGTGGATACCACGGACGCTATGGACACCACGGACTACAGCTTGAACGGAGCACCCCGATGA
- a CDS encoding LysR substrate-binding domain-containing protein encodes MTEIRWLEAFVAVAEELHFGRAALRLHTSQSPLSQTIRKLENDLGTRLFERNTRSVALTPAGHALLPRAYRVLQDMRLAREAALAEVEGVRGKILIGFSGAVNHLTLPPLTRAVRRRHPDIELDLTSRVRTRDGLASVANGTLDLAFVGVAESPDPSVVARLVAREEIGAVLPLDHPLAREKSIPLQSLAGDDFISPPTDGSSSMTEVLLASCMAAGFRPRIVQELSDPYMVLTFVAAGVGVTLMSSGISSIIPSGATYVPLDAPHHYMNHAIAWSADNDSAVLKAVLDVVEDIFPPVAS; translated from the coding sequence ATGACCGAAATCCGGTGGCTTGAAGCCTTCGTCGCCGTTGCCGAAGAACTCCACTTTGGCCGCGCAGCGCTCCGCCTGCATACCTCACAGTCGCCGTTGAGCCAGACGATCCGGAAGCTCGAGAACGACCTGGGCACACGCCTTTTCGAACGGAACACCAGGAGCGTCGCGCTCACGCCGGCCGGCCACGCCCTCCTTCCGCGGGCCTACCGCGTGCTCCAGGACATGCGCCTGGCGCGCGAGGCTGCCTTGGCAGAAGTGGAGGGTGTCCGCGGAAAGATCCTGATCGGATTTTCAGGGGCCGTGAACCATTTGACCCTGCCGCCGCTCACGCGCGCAGTGCGGCGGCGCCACCCCGACATTGAACTGGACCTCACCAGCAGGGTGCGCACCAGGGACGGCCTGGCAAGCGTTGCCAACGGAACCCTTGACCTGGCCTTCGTCGGCGTTGCCGAATCCCCGGATCCGTCAGTAGTGGCCCGGCTCGTTGCCCGGGAAGAAATTGGGGCAGTGCTTCCGCTGGACCATCCGTTGGCCCGGGAGAAGTCAATACCGTTGCAGAGCCTGGCGGGCGACGACTTCATTTCGCCGCCTACGGACGGTTCGTCCTCCATGACGGAAGTGCTGCTGGCGTCCTGCATGGCGGCGGGGTTCCGGCCGCGCATCGTCCAGGAGTTGTCGGACCCCTACATGGTGCTGACGTTCGTGGCCGCCGGGGTCGGAGTCACGTTGATGAGCAGCGGAATCTCGAGCATCATCCCTTCCGGCGCAACCTATGTGCCGCTGGACGCGCCGCATCACTACATGAACCACGCGATTGCCTGGTCCGCCGACAACGATTCGGCCGTGCTGAAGGCCGTGCTCGACGTCGTCGAGGATATCTTCCCGCCTGTCGCCAGCTAA